The Klebsiella sp. RIT-PI-d genomic sequence CAAACCAGTCTTTTTTGGCGAACGCTTCGTATTCCAGATAGGTATCGTTACGTAATGCCGGTCCAAAGCGGGTGTGATAGCTGCCAACAACGTTGACGCTCTGATGCCACCAGTCGGAGACGAACTGCGGTTTTTCCTGTTCGGCTGCCTGAGCGGTGAAGCCAGAAGAGAGTGCCAGCACTGCGCCTGCTGCAAGAATTGTATGTTTCATAGTTATGCCACTGTTTGAAAAAAATCCCATTCGGGAATGAAAAGATGACTTCGCGTTACTGAATGTTTCAAATTTCTGTGGTGCCTATTATAAGAATCATTGCTCACAAAAATATGTGTTGTTTCACATTCTTGTCACACACGTAATCGATTGCGTTCACGTTTGCGTACATTAACGGCGCGCATTGTACTGGCAACCTGTTTCATTGCCAACATTTACAGGATTTAAATAAGTATGAGTGATGATGACTGTCGCAGGGGAGGGGCAAACGTGATGGCACTTTGCTGGCGCAGGCCAAATAACAGCAGACCCGGCGGTGATGCCGGGTGTGCCGCAACTCAAAAAGTGAATCCGGGATAACTACGGCTGTTGTGCAGGCTGAATATCATGGATGCGAATAAAACCTAACTGCTCGGGCGTAATGCCGTTAAGTTGTAATGGCAGGTCAACATCGCTGGGCGCCAGAGTGCTGGCCGGAGCTGTGATCAGCTGGTTCTGAACATTAACCTCGCGGTGATCCTGGGTTGTTCCCTGAATTTGCCCCCATTCAACGGTTCCGCTAAATGCAGGTAACGGATCGTTAGATTCACCCTGAATACGCAGCGTCAGACGGGTCCCGTTGGCGTCAGGTGTAATATTGGCAAGCGACATGCGCAGCATACCAATCTGGCTATTCAGGCGGGCTGGTGTATTCGCACCCGGCAGCAAGTACACCCCACTGGCGGAGTTTTTATTCAATGCATTTTGCTGGGTGATTTTGACCGTCTCTTGGTTCAGTTTGGTCATCTCCTGATTAAGCGTGCTGACGCTCTGATGAAGCTGACGAACCTCACTTTGTGGTGCGCAGGCGCTGAGTGAAAACAGGCTTCCCAGCACCACTACTTTTACATAACGTCTTGTCATTGCGACGATCCCTTCAAAAAGACTCACATTCTCATTATGGTAGAGGATAATAGCGCATCTGCCATCGATCCAAAGTCTCAAAAGCTCTCACTTTGTAGTCGTCTCAGTTCAGGGTAAACTATATTTCACATTACTCCCTCGTCAGGACGCGATATGCACTGCCCATTCTGTTTAGCCGTAGATACCAAAGTGATTGATTCTCGTCTGGTAGGGGAGGGGTCTTCCGTACGCCGTCGACGTCAGTGTCTGGTATGTAATGAACGTTTCACCACCTTTGAAGTGGCTGAGCTGGTGATGCCCCGGGTGGTGAAAAGTAACGATGTGCGCGAGCCGTTTAATGAGGATAAGCTGCGTAATGGTATTCTTCGGGCGCTGGAAAAACGGCCGGTCAGCGCCGATGACGTTGAAATGGCCCTGAACCATATTAAATCGCAGCTTCGGGCAACCGGTGAACGCGAAATTCCCAGTAAGATGATCGGTAATCTGGTCATGGAACAGCTCAAAAAACTCGATAAGGTCGCCTATATTCGTTTTGCCTCGGTTTATCGCAGCTTTGAAGACATTAAAGAGTTTGGCGAAGAGATCGCCCGCTTACAGGATTAACATCATGCAGGATGAAATGTATATGGCGCGAGCGCTTAAGCTGGCGCAGCGTGGTCGTTTTACAACGCATCCCAACCCTAACGTAGGGTGTGTGATTGTCAAAGACGGCAGGATCGTCGGTGAGGGCTATCATCATCGCGCCGGAGAGCCACATGCAGAAGTGCACGCGCTGCGAATGGCAGGCGAAAATGCCCGCGGGGCGACAGCGTACGTTACGCTTGAGCCGTGCAGTCATCACGGGCGCACGCCCCCATGCTGCGAAGCGCTGATTAATGCTGGTATTACGCGCGTGGTTGCCGCGATGCAGGATCCAAATCCCCAGGTTGCCGGACGCGGACTGTATCGCCTCAGGCAAGAAGGGATTGAGGTTAGTCACGGCCTGATGATGAGCGAGGCTGAAGCGTTAAATAAAGGATTTCTTAAGCGGATGCGTACCGGCTTTCCCTATGTGCAGCTTAAGCTTGGCGCATCGCTTGATGGACGAACCGCGATGGCGAATGGGGAAAGCCAGTGGATCACCTCTCCTGAAGCCCGGCGCGACGTCCAGCGCCTGCGCGCGCAAAGTCACGCCATTCTCACCACCAGCGCCACCGTGCTGGCTGACGATCCGCAGCTCACCGTGCGCTGGAATGAGCTGTCTCCTGATACACAGGCCCTCTATCCGCAGGCAGAACTGCGCCAGCCTTTACGCATTGTGGTGGACAGTGGCAATCGCGTCAGCCCGGCGCATCGGATCGTCCAGCAGGCGGGTGACACCTGGTTTGCGCGTACCCATGAGGATGCACGACAGTGGCCGCAGGGGACAAAAACCCTGAAAGTTGCTGAGCATAATGGTCATCTGGACCTGGTACTGCTGTTCATGCAGCTGGGCCGCGAGCAGATTAACAGTCTCTGGGTTGAAGCGGGAGCAACCTTTGCCGGCGCGCTGATTGCGGCCGGACTGGTCGATGAGCTGGTGGTCTATCTGGCCCCGACGCTGCTGGGGAGCGATGCCCGCGGGCTGTGTGTTCTGCCAGGCCTTGAGAAACTCTCTGCGGCACCCCACTTTAAATTCAGTGAGATACGTCATGTTGGTCCGGATATTTGTTTACATCTGACCAACATATAGCGCCTGCGGTAAAAGAGAAGCAGCGCCCGAATTATTATGATAAAATCCGCCCCCCTGCGGGGCCAAATGAACCCATAGGAAGAATATGAACATTATTGAAGCTAACGTTGCTGCCCCGGACGCTCGCGTCGCCATCACCATCGCGCGTTTTAACAATTTCATCAACGACAGTCTGCTGGAGGGCGCAATTGACGCTCTGAAGCGCATCGGTCAGATGAAAGACGAAAACATCACCGTTGTCTGGGTTCCAGGTGCCTATGAACTGCCTCTGGCAGCGGGCGCGTTGGCCAAAACCGGTAAATATGATGCGGTCGTTGCGCTGGGTACGGTGATCCGTGGTGGCACTGCCCACTTTGAATATGTTGCGGGTGGTGCAAGCAACGGTCTGGCGCATGTCGCTCAGGAGAGCGAAATCCCGGTTGCGTTTGGCGTTCTCACCACTGAAAGTATTGAACAAGCCATCGAACGCGCGGGTACCAAAGCCGGTAACAAAGGTGCAGAAGCTGCACTGACCGCGCTCGAAATGATTAATGTATTGAAAGC encodes the following:
- a CDS encoding DUF3251 domain-containing protein — encoded protein: MTRRYVKVVVLGSLFSLSACAPQSEVRQLHQSVSTLNQEMTKLNQETVKITQQNALNKNSASGVYLLPGANTPARLNSQIGMLRMSLANITPDANGTRLTLRIQGESNDPLPAFSGTVEWGQIQGTTQDHREVNVQNQLITAPASTLAPSDVDLPLQLNGITPEQLGFIRIHDIQPAQQP
- the nrdR gene encoding transcriptional regulator NrdR — encoded protein: MHCPFCLAVDTKVIDSRLVGEGSSVRRRRQCLVCNERFTTFEVAELVMPRVVKSNDVREPFNEDKLRNGILRALEKRPVSADDVEMALNHIKSQLRATGEREIPSKMIGNLVMEQLKKLDKVAYIRFASVYRSFEDIKEFGEEIARLQD
- the ribD gene encoding bifunctional diaminohydroxyphosphoribosylaminopyrimidine deaminase/5-amino-6-(5-phosphoribosylamino)uracil reductase RibD, encoding MQDEMYMARALKLAQRGRFTTHPNPNVGCVIVKDGRIVGEGYHHRAGEPHAEVHALRMAGENARGATAYVTLEPCSHHGRTPPCCEALINAGITRVVAAMQDPNPQVAGRGLYRLRQEGIEVSHGLMMSEAEALNKGFLKRMRTGFPYVQLKLGASLDGRTAMANGESQWITSPEARRDVQRLRAQSHAILTTSATVLADDPQLTVRWNELSPDTQALYPQAELRQPLRIVVDSGNRVSPAHRIVQQAGDTWFARTHEDARQWPQGTKTLKVAEHNGHLDLVLLFMQLGREQINSLWVEAGATFAGALIAAGLVDELVVYLAPTLLGSDARGLCVLPGLEKLSAAPHFKFSEIRHVGPDICLHLTNI
- the ribE gene encoding 6,7-dimethyl-8-ribityllumazine synthase, which encodes MNIIEANVAAPDARVAITIARFNNFINDSLLEGAIDALKRIGQMKDENITVVWVPGAYELPLAAGALAKTGKYDAVVALGTVIRGGTAHFEYVAGGASNGLAHVAQESEIPVAFGVLTTESIEQAIERAGTKAGNKGAEAALTALEMINVLKAIKA